A genomic segment from Chitinophagaceae bacterium encodes:
- a CDS encoding glutaminyl-peptide cyclotransferase, with protein sequence MKVFFFVLVWTFLVSCNNNNPDSDPELVSNSKAGLAAPTLLSYAVISQYSHDTGAYTQGLQLYKGKMYESTGDYENSSIRITDYKTGRVEQIHKMGTKDIFGEGITILHDKIYQLTWESNVVYVYDIKDITKPIKQFKWASEGWGITNNGTDLIISDGVTSNIYFVDPETFRIKTQVGVVDNKGPVENINELEFINGFIYANIYTTNKIVKIDPESGHVVGYMNFDSLLPDNEKTTRTDYFNGIAYDSASKSIFITGKRWPKLYEIRLN encoded by the coding sequence ATGAAAGTTTTTTTCTTTGTTCTGGTATGGACTTTTCTTGTATCCTGCAATAATAACAATCCCGATAGCGACCCGGAATTAGTATCCAACAGTAAAGCTGGGTTGGCTGCACCTACCTTACTATCTTATGCTGTAATTTCCCAATATTCGCATGATACCGGCGCTTATACGCAAGGCCTGCAATTGTATAAAGGTAAAATGTATGAAAGTACAGGTGATTACGAAAATTCTTCTATACGCATTACCGACTATAAAACCGGGAGGGTAGAACAAATTCACAAAATGGGTACCAAAGATATTTTTGGAGAAGGTATAACCATTTTGCATGATAAGATTTATCAACTCACCTGGGAAAGCAATGTAGTTTATGTATATGATATTAAAGATATTACCAAACCCATAAAGCAATTTAAATGGGCCAGCGAAGGATGGGGAATTACCAATAATGGAACAGATTTAATTATAAGCGACGGCGTAACTTCCAATATTTATTTTGTGGACCCCGAAACCTTCAGGATTAAAACCCAGGTAGGAGTGGTGGATAATAAGGGCCCTGTAGAGAATATAAATGAGTTGGAATTTATTAACGGGTTTATTTATGCCAATATTTACACTACCAATAAAATAGTTAAAATAGACCCTGAAAGCGGCCATGTAGTAGGGTATATGAATTTTGATAGCTTGCTGCCCGATAATGAAAAAACAACACGTACCGATTATTTTAATGGGATAGCTTATGATAGTGCAAGCAAATCTATTTTTATTACCGGTAAGCGCTGGCCAAAACTATATGAAATAAGGTTAAATTAA
- a CDS encoding efflux RND transporter permease subunit: protein MTLSEFSLRRPIFAIVLNIIIVLFGAIGYKYLGIRDYPAIDSPNINVRTSYPGANAEIIETQITEPLEKAVNGIPGIRNITSQSSMGSSSITVEFELGSDLEASANDVRDKVSQAQRQLPTDLLMPPVVSKADNSGDPIIIMLLKSDKRNSLQLSEFANNNIVERLQTVNGVSGVNVWGEKRYAMRIWFDPAKMSAYSLSPNDVQAALLRENIELPAGKISGNATELGIRTFGKISTEKEFNDLIVKNIGGRDIRVSDIGAAVLGPENEESILKESNVPMIALAVTPQPGTNYVSISDEVKKRLAEIIKTLPDDVTLEVTWDQTDNIRKSINEVEETLLIAFVLVVLIIFLFFRDWLIAIRPLIDIPVSLIGAFFIMYLTGFTINVLTLLAIVLATGLVVDDGIVVTENIYKKMEGGMDKWKAAKEGSKEIYFAVIATSITLAVVFLPIIFLQGFTGRLFREFGIVVAGAVLISAFVSLTLTPVLNVYLSKKTHSHSWFYIKTEPFFTGMENGYRRLLNTFMRVRYMAWVIMAACFAIIFFLGKTLKSELAPLEDKSGFRLAVSAPEGTSYDAMDKYMDKLTNFFIDSLPEKRYVTSMTAPGFISGGANSGFIRIALVEPSERKKSQQEIVAWVNKNMPRFNDGRAFAIQEQTIQVNRRSGQPVQFVIQNTDNEKLKQALPRMLQAVNNSKILQNADADLKFNKPELRISIDRMKASELGVSVQNISQVLQMALSNQQMGYFTKDGKQYSVIGQVERINRDDPNDLKKLYVTNSKGQSISLNNLVTIAEDVTPPTLFHFNRYRSATLSAGLEDGMTVGDGIKEIQAIADTVLDESFHTSLAGASRDYAESSGNTYFAFFLALVLIFLVLAAQFESFVDPFTIMFTVPLALAGAVISLSIFGQTLNIFSQIGMIMLIGLVTKNGILIVEFANQKQLQGIKKFQAVKEAAVARFRPILMTSLAMSLGALPLALSLGDAATSRIPLGIVIVGGVMFSLVLTLFVIPAIYSFLSTVKHKSKLDEMNNKPAASA from the coding sequence GCCAATGCAGAAATTATTGAAACACAAATTACCGAGCCGCTTGAAAAGGCGGTGAACGGCATTCCCGGTATCCGCAATATTACTTCTCAAAGTTCAATGGGCAGCAGCAGTATTACCGTTGAGTTTGAACTGGGCAGCGACCTGGAAGCCTCGGCAAATGATGTGAGGGACAAGGTATCGCAGGCACAGCGGCAATTGCCTACGGATTTATTAATGCCGCCGGTAGTTTCCAAAGCCGATAACAGTGGAGACCCCATAATTATTATGCTGCTGAAAAGCGACAAGCGTAATTCCTTACAGCTTTCGGAATTTGCCAATAATAATATTGTAGAAAGGCTGCAAACCGTAAATGGCGTAAGTGGTGTAAATGTGTGGGGCGAAAAACGTTATGCAATGCGTATTTGGTTCGACCCGGCAAAAATGAGCGCTTATTCACTTTCTCCCAATGATGTACAAGCGGCATTACTTCGTGAAAATATTGAACTGCCGGCAGGTAAAATAAGCGGTAATGCCACCGAACTTGGCATTCGTACATTTGGAAAAATAAGTACCGAAAAAGAATTTAATGACCTTATTGTAAAAAATATCGGCGGCCGGGATATCCGTGTAAGCGATATTGGAGCGGCTGTATTAGGGCCCGAAAACGAAGAAAGCATCCTTAAAGAAAGTAATGTGCCCATGATTGCGCTGGCTGTAACGCCTCAACCCGGCACCAATTATGTTTCCATTTCTGATGAAGTAAAAAAAAGACTTGCCGAAATAATTAAAACCCTGCCCGATGACGTAACACTTGAAGTAACCTGGGACCAAACCGATAATATCCGCAAATCTATTAACGAGGTTGAAGAAACACTGCTTATAGCTTTTGTACTTGTTGTATTAATTATCTTCCTCTTTTTCCGGGATTGGCTTATTGCCATAAGGCCTTTAATTGATATACCTGTTTCTTTAATTGGTGCATTTTTTATTATGTACCTCACAGGGTTTACTATTAATGTGCTCACCCTGCTTGCCATAGTGTTGGCAACCGGGCTTGTGGTAGACGATGGTATTGTGGTTACAGAAAATATTTATAAAAAAATGGAAGGCGGTATGGATAAATGGAAGGCCGCCAAAGAAGGTTCCAAAGAAATTTACTTTGCCGTAATCGCTACATCCATAACGCTTGCTGTGGTGTTTTTGCCCATTATCTTCCTGCAGGGTTTTACCGGCAGGCTCTTTAGGGAATTTGGCATTGTGGTAGCAGGTGCTGTGCTTATTTCTGCATTTGTATCGCTTACACTTACACCTGTATTAAATGTTTACTTATCTAAAAAAACACATTCACATTCATGGTTTTATATAAAAACTGAACCTTTCTTTACCGGCATGGAAAATGGCTATCGAAGGCTGTTAAATACTTTTATGAGGGTAAGATATATGGCCTGGGTAATAATGGCAGCCTGCTTTGCCATTATATTTTTTTTAGGTAAAACTTTAAAATCAGAATTGGCTCCTTTGGAAGATAAAAGTGGTTTTCGGCTTGCCGTAAGTGCACCGGAAGGAACCTCTTACGATGCCATGGATAAATACATGGATAAGCTTACCAATTTCTTTATTGATTCACTGCCCGAGAAAAGATATGTAACCAGCATGACTGCGCCAGGATTTATTTCCGGAGGAGCCAATAGCGGTTTTATTAGAATTGCCCTTGTAGAACCATCCGAAAGAAAAAAGAGCCAGCAGGAAATTGTAGCATGGGTAAATAAAAATATGCCCAGGTTTAACGATGGGCGTGCTTTTGCCATTCAGGAGCAAACCATACAGGTAAATCGGCGAAGCGGGCAGCCGGTGCAATTTGTAATTCAAAATACCGATAACGAAAAACTGAAACAGGCGCTTCCCCGTATGCTGCAGGCGGTAAACAACAGTAAAATTTTACAAAATGCCGATGCCGATTTAAAATTCAATAAACCGGAACTGAGGATAAGTATAGACCGTATGAAGGCAAGTGAACTGGGTGTGAGCGTACAAAATATTTCACAAGTGTTGCAAATGGCTTTAAGTAACCAGCAAATGGGTTATTTTACAAAAGATGGCAAGCAATATTCTGTAATAGGCCAGGTAGAACGTATTAACCGTGATGACCCCAACGATTTAAAAAAATTGTATGTAACCAATAGTAAAGGCCAGTCTATTTCACTCAATAACCTGGTTACGATTGCAGAAGACGTAACACCGCCAACATTATTCCACTTTAACCGTTACCGCTCCGCAACCCTTAGTGCAGGATTGGAAGATGGCATGACGGTAGGCGATGGAATAAAGGAAATACAAGCAATAGCCGATACTGTACTGGATGAAAGTTTCCATACATCACTAGCCGGCGCATCAAGGGATTATGCCGAAAGCTCTGGCAATACCTATTTTGCTTTTTTCCTGGCATTAGTATTGATCTTCCTGGTTCTGGCAGCGCAGTTTGAAAGTTTTGTTGATCCCTTTACCATTATGTTTACAGTTCCACTTGCCCTTGCAGGTGCTGTAATTTCACTTTCTATTTTTGGACAAACCTTAAATATATTTTCGCAAATTGGTATGATAATGCTTATTGGCCTGGTTACTAAAAACGGTATTTTAATTGTGGAATTTGCCAACCAAAAGCAATTACAGGGTATCAAAAAATTTCAGGCGGTAAAAGAAGCTGCAGTTGCCCGCTTCAGGCCCATTTTAATGACCAGCCTTGCTATGAGCCTTGGTGCATTGCCGCTTGCTTTATCTCTTGGAGATGCTGCAACCAGCCGCATTCCGCTGGGTATTGTAATTGTTGGCGGCGTAATGTTTTCGCTGGTGCTTACTTTATTTGTAATACCGGCTATTTATTCCTTCTTATCTACCGTTAAGCACAAAAGCAAGTTGGATGAAATGAACAATAAACCGGCAGCATCTGCCTAA
- a CDS encoding class I SAM-dependent methyltransferase, whose translation MVHYSSCPVCGSNEIEIFLQAKDYTVSGKFFPVIQCKKCTAAFTNNIPAPNEIGAYYKSENYISHSDTAQGLVNKLYHKVRNITLVSKKNMVTRFTQKTTGTILDIGCGTAAFLHTMKSAGWQITGLEPDNTAREKAQSLYQIAPLPSENFKTLPANSFDAITLWHVLEHVHDLQGYLQQIKILLKPAGKLFVAVPNYTSYDAKKYGLYWAAYDVPRHLYHFSPSSISVLIQAHQLKVVAVKPMWFDSFYVSMLSEKYKTGNTNLISAFLTGFISNVKAFMNTQKCSSVIYIIEHENNPVLI comes from the coding sequence ATGGTTCATTACAGCAGTTGCCCTGTTTGCGGCAGCAATGAAATTGAAATTTTTTTACAGGCAAAAGATTATACCGTAAGCGGAAAATTTTTCCCGGTTATTCAATGTAAAAAATGTACGGCTGCTTTTACCAATAACATTCCGGCACCGAACGAAATTGGCGCCTATTATAAATCGGAAAATTATATTTCTCACAGCGATACGGCACAAGGCCTGGTAAATAAACTTTACCATAAAGTGCGAAACATTACGCTGGTTTCCAAAAAAAATATGGTAACCCGTTTTACTCAAAAAACTACAGGTACTATTTTAGATATTGGCTGCGGCACTGCTGCATTTTTACATACAATGAAATCGGCAGGCTGGCAAATAACCGGCCTTGAACCGGATAATACTGCAAGGGAAAAGGCACAAAGCCTCTATCAAATTGCTCCATTGCCTTCGGAAAACTTTAAAACATTACCCGCCAATAGCTTTGATGCTATTACCTTATGGCATGTATTGGAGCATGTGCACGACCTGCAAGGATACCTTCAACAAATAAAAATTTTATTAAAACCTGCCGGCAAATTATTTGTTGCAGTGCCCAATTATACTAGTTACGATGCAAAAAAATACGGGCTGTATTGGGCGGCATATGATGTTCCCCGCCACCTTTATCATTTTTCGCCTTCCAGCATATCGGTATTAATACAGGCACATCAGTTAAAAGTAGTAGCAGTAAAACCTATGTGGTTCGACAGCTTTTATGTAAGCATGCTCAGTGAAAAATATAAAACAGGAAATACCAATTTAATTTCGGCCTTCCTCACCGGTTTTATTTCCAATGTAAAAGCATTTATGAATACACAAAAGTGCAGTTCAGTAATTTATATAATAGAGCACGAAAATAACCCGGTTTTAATTTAA
- a CDS encoding saccharopine dehydrogenase NADP-binding domain-containing protein, protein MKIAVLGAGMVGRTIAADLSANFDTTSFDISQSNLLLLEKFPKVKTTISDLSNFDGYTSLLDGFDMAVCAVPGFMGYQALKAIINAGKNVVDISFFSQDALTLDTLAKQKNVTAIVDCGVAPGMSNWVLGHYNTQMKIQEFECMVGGLPMQRIKPWEYKAPFSPVDVIEEYIRPARYVVNGEIITRPALSDAELIDFPVVGTLESFNTDGLRSILFTMKHIPNMKEKTLRYPGHIALIQSLQKAGFFSNDDVLVKGKPVVPLELTSQLLLNQWKLHPNEPEFTIMYITCIGIMDNKPTTIEYFLYDENDRATGFSSMSRTTGFTCTAAVNLLHQNLFTQKGVFPPELVAGTPGTFEFIIKYLKDRAVVYKKTVRQ, encoded by the coding sequence ATGAAAATTGCCGTTTTGGGCGCCGGTATGGTAGGCCGAACAATTGCTGCTGACTTAAGCGCTAATTTTGATACCACATCTTTTGACATTAGCCAAAGCAACTTATTGCTATTGGAAAAATTTCCAAAGGTTAAAACCACTATTTCAGATTTGTCAAATTTTGATGGTTATACATCTCTGTTAGATGGCTTTGATATGGCCGTGTGTGCCGTACCTGGGTTTATGGGTTACCAGGCCTTAAAGGCTATAATTAACGCCGGAAAAAATGTGGTGGATATTTCTTTTTTTTCGCAAGATGCACTGACATTGGATACATTGGCTAAGCAAAAAAATGTTACGGCAATTGTAGATTGCGGCGTAGCACCGGGAATGAGCAACTGGGTGCTTGGCCATTATAATACCCAAATGAAAATACAGGAATTTGAATGTATGGTGGGCGGCTTGCCCATGCAAAGGATAAAGCCATGGGAATACAAAGCGCCATTTAGTCCTGTAGATGTAATTGAAGAATATATCAGGCCGGCAAGGTATGTGGTGAACGGCGAAATAATTACCAGGCCTGCATTAAGCGATGCAGAACTCATTGACTTTCCTGTAGTGGGCACTTTGGAAAGTTTTAATACCGATGGCTTACGCAGCATTTTATTTACGATGAAGCATATTCCAAATATGAAAGAAAAAACACTTCGCTATCCCGGCCATATTGCGCTCATTCAATCTCTACAAAAAGCCGGGTTTTTTAGTAACGATGATGTATTGGTAAAGGGCAAGCCGGTAGTCCCTTTGGAGCTAACTTCGCAATTACTTTTGAACCAATGGAAATTGCATCCCAATGAACCGGAGTTTACCATTATGTACATTACCTGCATAGGCATAATGGATAACAAGCCTACAACCATTGAATATTTCCTATACGACGAAAACGATAGGGCTACCGGCTTTTCATCTATGAGCAGAACAACAGGGTTTACCTGTACTGCAGCCGTAAACCTGCTTCATCAAAACCTTTTTACGCAAAAAGGCGTTTTCCCTCCAGAGTTGGTAGCAGGCACGCCGGGAACCTTTGAGTTTATTATTAAATATCTTAAAGATAGAGCTGTAGTTTATAAAAAAACGGTAAGGCAGTAA
- a CDS encoding OmpA family protein — MKKKLLLFFFSFLMLNVQAQFDNLLNKAKQKTKDKVNQRIDQKMDKTIDKTLDNAESSTKKGNKNKTDNPGDDEKGTDGKPGEVPGGKEVSLKSYSKFDFVPGEKLIASEDFSQDAVGDFPAKWNTNSGGEIVTTNSAAGKYLLTQKEVVFYPEWIKSLPDNFTAEFDLLCTDKFSFYSGAFFIGFSTSQSVGKNFKSFERFGKGKLDDGGGFEVSFHPQDAAFKLGTTAFLSTSKKADVISHDVSQDRFIVAGNRNAHISIWRQKNRVRVYINDKKVWDLPKALPEGIKLSSVYFRNDGSSNENDGYYFANFRLAVGAPDTRNKLITEGKFVTHGILFDVNSDRIKPESYGAVKDIASVLKENESVNVLIVGHTDSDGSDDANIELSKKRASAIKNCLVNEFGINQGRLSTDGKGEIKPIGDNKTALGKAENRRVEFIKQ; from the coding sequence ATGAAAAAAAAACTTCTGCTCTTTTTCTTTTCTTTTTTGATGCTAAATGTACAAGCCCAGTTTGATAATTTACTAAATAAAGCAAAACAAAAAACTAAGGATAAAGTAAACCAGCGCATTGATCAAAAAATGGATAAAACCATAGATAAAACTTTGGACAATGCGGAATCATCCACCAAAAAAGGAAATAAAAACAAAACTGATAATCCTGGAGATGACGAAAAAGGTACCGATGGTAAACCAGGAGAAGTGCCGGGTGGGAAGGAGGTTTCATTAAAAAGTTACAGCAAGTTTGATTTTGTTCCCGGAGAAAAATTAATTGCTTCAGAAGATTTTTCACAAGATGCTGTGGGAGATTTTCCGGCAAAATGGAATACAAACAGTGGAGGAGAAATAGTAACAACAAATAGCGCTGCCGGAAAATATCTTTTAACCCAAAAGGAAGTTGTTTTTTATCCGGAATGGATCAAAAGCCTGCCGGATAATTTTACAGCAGAGTTTGACCTGTTATGTACCGATAAATTCAGTTTTTACAGTGGTGCATTTTTTATAGGGTTTAGTACTTCACAAAGTGTGGGCAAAAATTTCAAATCTTTCGAACGATTTGGAAAAGGAAAACTGGATGATGGTGGTGGTTTTGAAGTAAGTTTTCATCCGCAGGATGCGGCTTTTAAATTAGGTACCACTGCGTTTTTATCTACATCAAAAAAGGCTGATGTTATTAGCCATGATGTAAGCCAGGACAGGTTTATTGTAGCCGGAAATAGAAATGCACATATTTCTATTTGGCGGCAAAAAAACAGGGTGAGGGTTTATATTAACGATAAAAAAGTGTGGGATTTACCCAAGGCATTGCCGGAAGGTATTAAACTTAGTTCTGTTTACTTTCGTAACGATGGTTCTTCCAATGAAAACGACGGATACTATTTTGCCAATTTCAGGTTGGCGGTAGGCGCACCCGATACCCGGAACAAATTGATAACAGAAGGCAAATTTGTTACGCATGGAATTTTGTTTGATGTAAACAGTGATAGGATAAAGCCCGAAAGTTATGGCGCCGTAAAAGATATTGCAAGTGTTTTAAAAGAAAACGAAAGTGTGAATGTGCTCATTGTAGGCCATACCGATAGTGATGGATCGGATGATGCCAATATTGAACTTTCCAAAAAAAGGGCCAGCGCTATTAAAAATTGTTTGGTGAACGAATTTGGAATAAACCAGGGCCGGTTAAGCACAGATGGAAAAGGGGAAATAAAGCCAATTGGCGACAATAAAACAGCGCTGGGCAAAGCCGAAAACAGGCGTGTGGAATTTATTAAGCAATAA
- a CDS encoding T9SS type A sorting domain-containing protein yields MKFIFGLIIFLLNSFILKAQRICASDFHALAVMQSNNRIFDNSGTSLRDTVPNEIINIPVVVHVLYNTTAQNISDEQILSQIAVLNKDYRKHNSDAINVPAVFKNKAADCRINFCLAKVAPGGYSTSGIVRKYTGKNAFPANDDMKFSSKGGANAWDSRQYLNIWVCNMQSRVLGYATTPGGDLSKDGVVISYTAFGTIGNLQPEFTRGRTTTHEVGHWLGLKHIWGDANCGSDDVDDTPPQYYRNFYCPSFPRVSLCSVNENGDMFMNFMDLTDDDCMNMFTYGQKNKMRAFFAKGNSRNGILNSYVCDGSLATAGPLPVDTTSPVNNPNPVTQVNIKLFTNPVSNTIEIGSNNADELQNKELRLFTVHGKLLHKEVLGKATHHSISAIHLPAGIYILNIGNGKAKAVFKVIKL; encoded by the coding sequence ATGAAATTTATTTTTGGCCTAATTATTTTTTTGTTGAACTCCTTTATTTTAAAAGCACAAAGGATTTGCGCTTCGGATTTTCATGCATTAGCGGTAATGCAAAGCAATAACCGTATTTTTGATAATTCAGGAACCAGTTTAAGAGATACTGTTCCCAATGAAATCATCAATATCCCTGTGGTAGTACATGTTTTATATAATACTACTGCTCAAAATATAAGTGATGAACAAATACTTTCTCAAATTGCCGTTCTCAACAAAGATTACCGGAAACATAATAGCGATGCCATAAATGTTCCTGCTGTATTTAAAAATAAAGCTGCAGATTGCCGTATAAATTTTTGCCTGGCAAAAGTGGCTCCAGGAGGGTACAGTACTTCAGGAATTGTAAGAAAATATACCGGTAAAAATGCCTTCCCGGCAAATGACGACATGAAGTTTTCTTCCAAAGGAGGAGCAAATGCCTGGGATAGCCGGCAATACCTGAATATTTGGGTGTGCAATATGCAAAGCCGTGTGCTGGGGTATGCCACTACTCCCGGTGGGGATTTATCAAAAGATGGGGTTGTAATTAGCTATACTGCCTTTGGTACTATTGGCAACCTGCAACCGGAATTTACCAGGGGCCGCACTACAACTCATGAAGTTGGCCACTGGCTGGGTTTAAAACATATTTGGGGCGATGCCAACTGCGGTAGTGATGATGTGGATGATACACCTCCTCAATATTACCGCAATTTTTATTGTCCAAGTTTCCCCAGGGTATCGCTTTGCTCTGTAAACGAAAATGGAGATATGTTTATGAATTTTATGGACCTTACCGATGATGACTGCATGAACATGTTTACCTACGGACAAAAAAATAAAATGCGTGCCTTTTTTGCAAAAGGGAACTCCAGGAATGGCATTTTAAATTCTTATGTATGCGATGGTTCTTTGGCCACAGCAGGGCCTTTACCTGTGGATACTACCAGCCCGGTAAATAATCCCAATCCTGTTACGCAAGTAAACATTAAACTATTTACGAACCCGGTGAGCAATACTATTGAAATTGGTAGCAACAATGCCGATGAATTGCAAAATAAAGAACTAAGGTTATTTACGGTACATGGAAAACTATTACACAAAGAAGTACTTGGCAAAGCAACACATCATTCCATTTCGGCAATTCATTTACCGGCAGGTATTTATATTTTAAACATAGGCAATGGAAAAGCAAAAGCAGTATTTAAAGTAATAAAACTTTAG
- the purE gene encoding 5-(carboxyamino)imidazole ribonucleotide mutase gives MVGIIMGSESDLPVMKEAANMLQQFAIAYELTIVSAHRTPERMRSYATEARQKGIKVIIAGAGGAAHLPGMVASYTSLPVIGVPVKSSNSLDGWDSVLSILQMPAGVPVATVALNGAKNAGILAAQIIGCNNDAVALKLDAYKTQMEKDVINAAKKLQKK, from the coding sequence ATGGTAGGTATAATAATGGGCAGCGAAAGTGATTTACCCGTAATGAAGGAAGCGGCAAATATGTTGCAACAGTTTGCCATTGCCTATGAACTTACCATTGTAAGTGCACATCGTACACCCGAAAGGATGCGTAGCTATGCAACCGAAGCCCGGCAAAAAGGAATTAAAGTAATAATTGCAGGCGCAGGCGGCGCTGCACATTTGCCCGGTATGGTGGCTTCTTATACCTCTCTTCCTGTAATTGGCGTTCCAGTAAAATCCAGCAATTCTTTAGATGGCTGGGATTCTGTCTTGTCCATACTGCAAATGCCTGCCGGGGTTCCTGTAGCAACAGTAGCTTTAAATGGTGCAAAAAATGCCGGAATTCTCGCCGCACAAATAATCGGTTGTAATAATGATGCTGTGGCATTAAAATTAGATGCGTATAAAACCCAAATGGAAAAAGACGTAATAAATGCAGCCAAAAAATTACAGAAAAAATAG
- a CDS encoding TolC family protein → MNKRFCILLFTLLMVVAVKAQPMLSIEEAVAATLKSNFDIQLLKNDSAVYALNNSYAKAAFWPRVNATTGAVFNHNNQNQKLADGTKRKANNIRSGNINSSVNLNWLVFDGFKMFVTKVKLAEYVKLGDLTIKNQVVNSIAAVINSYYRIVKEKQQLKSIEEQMGINEERVKQAEKKLSVGLGAKPELLQAKLDLNAQKANKLVQQTLIEQVKEDLNQLLGFAQGTLYEVADSIPINKNIIVADVMGTAENSNTDLLVAKQNIQLAQLTLKEKKADRYPTVSLVSAYNFSRANNHSVINPFTPLFSQNYGFNYGISVNIPVFNNYNVKRQIQTAQLDLNYQQLLYNYKKFSTGIAISKAYKNYELQKKTLQLEEENIMLAKENVTIALERNRLGLTTILELRETQKSLEDAYNRLILARYGAKQAETELLRLKGDFAKPE, encoded by the coding sequence ATGAATAAACGTTTTTGTATTTTACTTTTTACATTGCTAATGGTAGTTGCCGTAAAAGCACAACCAATGCTTAGTATTGAAGAAGCAGTAGCCGCCACGTTAAAAAGTAATTTTGATATTCAATTGCTCAAAAACGATTCTGCAGTTTATGCTTTAAACAACAGCTATGCAAAAGCTGCTTTTTGGCCAAGGGTAAATGCAACTACTGGTGCGGTTTTTAACCATAATAACCAAAATCAAAAACTGGCTGATGGTACAAAACGAAAAGCAAACAATATACGCTCCGGCAATATTAACTCATCGGTAAACCTTAACTGGCTTGTGTTTGACGGCTTTAAAATGTTTGTTACCAAAGTAAAGCTTGCCGAATATGTAAAGCTGGGCGATTTAACTATTAAAAACCAGGTGGTAAACTCCATTGCCGCTGTAATCAACAGCTATTACCGCATTGTAAAAGAAAAGCAGCAGCTTAAATCCATTGAAGAGCAAATGGGCATTAACGAAGAAAGAGTAAAACAAGCCGAAAAAAAACTGAGCGTTGGCCTTGGCGCCAAGCCGGAATTATTACAGGCCAAATTAGATTTAAATGCACAAAAAGCCAACAAGCTTGTTCAGCAAACGCTCATTGAACAGGTAAAAGAAGATTTAAACCAGTTATTGGGCTTTGCCCAGGGAACCCTTTACGAAGTTGCCGACAGCATCCCCATCAATAAAAACATTATAGTTGCTGATGTAATGGGTACGGCAGAAAACAGCAATACCGATTTACTGGTAGCCAAACAAAATATACAACTAGCACAACTTACTCTCAAAGAAAAAAAAGCCGACCGTTATCCTACTGTTTCACTGGTAAGCGCCTATAATTTCAGCCGTGCCAACAACCATAGTGTAATTAATCCGTTTACGCCTTTATTTAGCCAAAACTATGGCTTTAATTACGGCATTTCTGTAAACATTCCCGTATTTAATAACTACAATGTAAAGCGGCAAATACAAACCGCCCAACTGGACCTTAATTACCAGCAATTGCTGTACAATTATAAAAAATTCAGTACCGGTATTGCAATAAGTAAAGCCTATAAAAATTACGAACTGCAAAAGAAAACCCTGCAATTAGAAGAAGAAAATATTATGCTGGCAAAAGAAAATGTAACAATTGCATTGGAGCGCAACAGGCTGGGTTTAACCACCATTTTAGAATTGAGAGAAACCCAAAAGAGCCTGGAAGATGCTTATAACCGCCTTATACTTGCCCGCTATGGCGCCAAGCAGGCCGAAACGGAATTATTGAGACTCAAAGGAGATTTTGCAAAACCCGAGTGA